Part of the Sphaerochaeta associata genome is shown below.
GAGGAATCGGTCTGAGCTGCCTGCTCTTCGTCCCCTTGGGGGCGATGGAGTATGTGTTGGGAGCTTTCACCCAGTTTGCATACCAGCCCCTCAGCCTGGAGTACCTGATGTACCTGCTCATCAACACAACCATTTTGATCGCTGCAGCAAAGGTGCTTGCCAAGCAGCCGCAAAGCGGCTCTGCTTTCGGCGAGCTTACACCCGATACCGCCAAGCGTTTTCTGCTCACCGCCCGCGAACAGGAGATGGCATCCCTCATTGCACAGGGCCTGACGAACAAGGAAATCGCCTTTCGCCTTGGAATATCAGAGGCCACCGTGCGCACCCACATCTACAACCTGTTTCAGAAAGTCGGAGTGCAAAGCCGCATCGAACTGCTCAATGTCCTGCATCAATAAGGTTCTACGACACAGTACGTAGGCTTCTCAACCATTCTTCCGATAGGTTTCTCTTCTTGAACTCCCTACACTTGGGTTCATCAAGGAGTCAACAACCATGCATCACAAAACTATCGTAGTTAGCGTACTTTTACTCTGCTTGCTTCTTCTGGCAACCTCCTGCACTCACACTGCGAAGGTGTTCGATGAGAATGGGAATGTCCTCACCCTGAAGCTTTCCGGCAAAGAGCGGGTATCGATCAACAACACCAAGCAGACCATTTATACTGCAGGAACAACCAAGGACAACCCAATACTTCTTTGGCTCGACGGAGGCCCCGGCGGCTCGGAGCTTGCCTGGGTAAGAAAGTACCTCGGTCCCCTGCACCAACACTTCACCATCGTCTGCTGGGACCAACGGGGTGTTGCTGCAAGCTTTAGTGCAACTAAGAAAGGCAATGCCGTCGAAGACTATGTCCAGGACGTCGTCGCCCTCTCCGAGTACTTGATGGAAAAGCATGGACAAGAAAAAATCTTCTTGCTCGGCCACTCCTGGGGCGGGTTCATCGGAGCCTTGGCCGCCCAGAGAAGACCTGAGCTCTACCATGCTTTTATTGCGGCTTCTCCGCATGTGAACTCCACCGAGAACGACACGATCGGCTACCAGATGATATTGGAGGGAGCAAAACAGCGGGGCGATACCAAAACAATCAAAAAACTTGAAGCCATCGGCCTGCCACCCTACGAAAAGCTGGACAAAAAAGGGAACGTAGTCGGTGACGGGGATGCCTACTATGCAGTGCTCTCCCGTCTGTATTCCTACAGCCCAAACGCCCCTTCTGATGCCGGCTTTCGCTCGGAAATTCTATTTCTCGCCCCCGAGCACTCGCTCTTCGATCGAATCAATCTGATCAGAGGCTTGATGAAAGGAGTGAAAGAAGTCTACCCACAACTGAGGCATCGCAGCCTCGAGGACGAGGCAAATCAGTTCGAATGTCCGCTTATCGTAATCAATGCCGCATACGACTACAGCTGCGTAGCAGCCATCACCGAGCGATGGTTTTCCCACACTAGTGCTCCAAGCAAGCACCACCTCTGGCTTGAGAAATCAGGGCACAATGGTGTGTATACCGAGCCATCGGTGTTCATCGACTTCATGTTCAATGAAGTGTTGCCGCTGAAAGATTAAGGAATAGTTTACAAGATTTTGTAAACTTTTTACCGAAAGCTTACAAATATTTGTAAACATCTTGCATGAAGCAGTTCACCCCTCCTCTTTCCTTATTATTGCAGGGAGGAGGCATGTCGGGTAGGTTTGGGTGAA
Proteins encoded:
- a CDS encoding alpha/beta fold hydrolase; the encoded protein is MHHKTIVVSVLLLCLLLLATSCTHTAKVFDENGNVLTLKLSGKERVSINNTKQTIYTAGTTKDNPILLWLDGGPGGSELAWVRKYLGPLHQHFTIVCWDQRGVAASFSATKKGNAVEDYVQDVVALSEYLMEKHGQEKIFLLGHSWGGFIGALAAQRRPELYHAFIAASPHVNSTENDTIGYQMILEGAKQRGDTKTIKKLEAIGLPPYEKLDKKGNVVGDGDAYYAVLSRLYSYSPNAPSDAGFRSEILFLAPEHSLFDRINLIRGLMKGVKEVYPQLRHRSLEDEANQFECPLIVINAAYDYSCVAAITERWFSHTSAPSKHHLWLEKSGHNGVYTEPSVFIDFMFNEVLPLKD